Proteins encoded within one genomic window of Bemisia tabaci chromosome 2, PGI_BMITA_v3:
- the LOC140223935 gene encoding uncharacterized protein translates to MLKPLGKPSSSRGMKGTISCMVIFLVLCLGLTCIFGTASSHTIGLQTGTTVKLGTSNFHTAIVESSPNEEGHLKTRLTRQVQLQIEQSKEDHEDEVEVHQVGDEEQIRANGIKDENQEKESVESKSKETEEEVSKSDIQRTTPGDQKAEKSAHKLDDDSQEAELEEQGQVGVKKSAAEAETHDSETQEQESEAENFDGGTEKFEEQDSTDAAKLGEGETKGQDKGSIKEQWETEEEEEQDNNVADAEGPKARVGKQKTSGRWYGSDAATEEGEVQEEVASRSREHEEEDRDDKYGGQEKKSRKRKEMNEVWTKKAVK, encoded by the coding sequence ATGTTGAAGCCTCTAGGCAAACCATCCTCTTCTCGTGGAATGAAGGGGACGATTAGCTGCATGGTTATATTTTTGGTTCTGTGTCTGGGATTAACATGCATTTTCGGAACGGCTTCGTCCCATACCATCGGCTTACAGACGGGCACTACGGTAAAACTTGGCACCAGCAATTTCCATACGGCGATCGTGGAATCATCACCCAACGAGGAAGGACACTTAAAGACTCGTTTGACCCGACAAGTGCAACTACAAATAGAGCAGTCGAAAGAGGATCACGAAGATGAGGTGGAGGTACACCAGGTTGGAGACGAGGAACAGATTAGGGCGAATGGAATAAAGGACGAGAACCAAGAGAAAGAATCTGTGGAGTCGAAATCAAAGGAAACTGAGGAAGAGGTGAGTAAAAGTGACATTCAAAGGACCACGCCTGGAGATCAAAAAGCAGAAAAGTCGGCGCACAAACTTGATGACGACTCACAAGAGGCAGAGTTGGAGGAACAAGGACAAGTTGGAGTAAAAAAATCAGCAGCTGAAGCAGAGACGCATGATTCTGAAACTCAGGAACAAGAGTCTGAAGCCGAAAACTTTGATGGCggtactgaaaaatttgaggagcaGGATTCAACCGATGCGGCAAAGTTGGGAGAGGGAGAAACTAAGGGACAGGATAAAGGAAGCATAAAAGAACAATGGGAGaccgaggaggaggaggaacaGGATAATAATGTAGCTGATGCTGAAGGTCCTAAAGCTAGAGtaggaaaacaaaaaacttcAGGTCGATGGTATGGCTCAGATGCTGCGACAGAGGAAGGTGAAGTTCAGGAAGAAGTGGCGTCCAGAAGTCGAGAGCATGAAGAAGAGGATCGAGATGATAAGTATGGGGGTCAAGAGAAGAAGtccagaaaaagaaaggaaatgaaCGAGGTGTGGACGAAGAAAGCCGTGAAGTAG